Proteins encoded within one genomic window of Legionella sp. PC997:
- the tsaD gene encoding tRNA (adenosine(37)-N6)-threonylcarbamoyltransferase complex transferase subunit TsaD: protein MLVLGIESSCDETGVAIYDSEAGLLAHALHSQIDTHRVHGGVVPELASRDHINYLVPLLDKVLQQAGLDKTALDGVAYTAGPGLIGALLVGSCFAKSLAYALHIPALAIHHLEAHLLAAKMETPSLEFPFIALLVSGGHCQLVEVKELGDYRILGDTLDDAVGEAFDKTAKLMGIPYPGGPVLAALADQCESTPYRFPRPMTDRPGLDFSFSGLKTFALNTWNQSTKDERACAEIAKAFQQAVVDTLMIKCKRAVQESGCKRLVVAGGVGANKALRLGLREWIESIGGMIYFPALEYCTDNGAMIAYAGCLRMLRGEKDSSLGVDVRARWPLA, encoded by the coding sequence ATGTTGGTTTTAGGTATTGAATCCTCCTGTGATGAAACCGGAGTAGCGATTTACGATTCAGAGGCAGGTTTATTAGCGCATGCCTTGCATTCGCAAATCGATACTCATCGTGTGCATGGCGGGGTAGTTCCAGAGCTGGCTTCACGTGATCATATTAATTATTTGGTGCCTTTGCTTGATAAAGTATTACAACAAGCAGGGCTAGATAAAACAGCACTGGATGGAGTTGCTTATACTGCGGGTCCGGGTTTAATTGGCGCATTATTAGTTGGATCCTGTTTTGCCAAAAGTCTGGCTTATGCCTTACACATTCCTGCTTTAGCCATTCATCATTTAGAAGCCCATCTCTTGGCCGCAAAAATGGAAACGCCTTCCCTCGAATTTCCCTTTATTGCCCTTTTAGTTTCTGGCGGTCATTGTCAATTGGTTGAAGTCAAGGAACTGGGGGATTATCGAATCCTCGGCGATACTTTAGATGATGCTGTGGGCGAAGCTTTTGATAAAACGGCCAAACTGATGGGAATTCCTTATCCAGGAGGGCCGGTACTTGCCGCTTTGGCGGATCAATGCGAATCCACTCCTTATCGATTTCCGCGTCCAATGACGGACAGGCCTGGTCTTGATTTTAGTTTCAGTGGCTTAAAAACCTTTGCATTAAATACCTGGAACCAAAGTACTAAAGATGAGCGTGCCTGTGCTGAGATTGCCAAAGCATTTCAGCAAGCAGTGGTTGATACCCTAATGATTAAATGCAAACGAGCCGTCCAGGAGTCGGGATGCAAACGATTAGTGGTTGCTGGGGGAGTCGGTGCAAATAAAGCCTTACGCTTGGGCTTGCGTGAATGGATTGAGAGCATTGGGGGTATGATTTATTTTCCGGCTTTAGAATATTGTACCGATAATGGCGCTATGATTGCTTATGCGGGATGTTTGCGGATGTTACGTGGAGAAAAAGATTCAAGTCTGGGTGTTGATGTAAGAGCAAGATGGCCTTTAGCTTGA
- the rpsU gene encoding 30S ribosomal protein S21 yields MPTVRVKEGENPEYALRRFKRSCEKAGILTELRRREFYEKPTAERKRKQAAAVKRHLKKISRDMTAKQQGGKRRRK; encoded by the coding sequence ATGCCTACCGTTCGCGTCAAAGAAGGCGAAAATCCAGAATATGCATTGCGCCGTTTCAAGCGCTCTTGTGAAAAAGCCGGTATTTTAACCGAATTACGCCGTCGTGAATTTTATGAAAAACCAACTGCTGAGCGTAAACGCAAACAAGCAGCAGCGGTAAAACGTCATCTGAAGAAAATTTCTCGTGATATGACAGCAAAACAACAAGGCGGAAAACGCCGACGTAAATAG
- a CDS encoding GatB/YqeY domain-containing protein — MTIKERLNNDVKDAMRAKDKELLSTLRLITAAVKQVEVDERIEVDDERMLVILDKMSKQRKESIAQYEKANRNDLVAQEQFELDIIKKYLPEPLSEAEIKQMVQDAIASTGAEKMADMGKVMAILKPSLQGRADMAHVSAMIKAQLS; from the coding sequence ATGACAATTAAAGAACGTCTCAATAACGATGTCAAAGATGCAATGCGGGCTAAGGATAAAGAGCTTTTATCTACACTTCGTTTAATTACTGCAGCAGTAAAACAAGTCGAAGTGGACGAGCGCATTGAAGTGGATGATGAGCGTATGTTGGTAATTCTGGATAAAATGAGCAAACAACGCAAAGAATCTATAGCGCAATACGAAAAAGCGAATCGTAATGATTTAGTTGCCCAAGAACAATTTGAATTGGATATTATTAAAAAATATTTACCAGAGCCTTTATCTGAAGCAGAAATAAAACAAATGGTTCAAGATGCTATTGCTTCAACTGGAGCTGAAAAAATGGCTGACATGGGTAAAGTAATGGCAATCTTAAAGCCTAGCTTGCAAGGACGTGCTGATATGGCTCATGTTAGTGCCATGATTAAGGCCCAATTAAGCTAA